CTGGAACTCATCGAAACTCGGCGGCGGCGGCTGAGTTAACTCGCCTGGATCGGGTTGCGAACCCATCGCGACAGGATAATTGAGTCTGGAGACAATGAATCCGGATTCCGTATAAAAGTAAACCCTAGAATTTGGTAGAGGGAGAAAGGAAGTATGAAAGCGAAGGTGGTGGGGGAGAGAAAGCGAAGATGGCGAGTGGGTGTTGCAAGAGGATGACGTGGACGGCTGATCCTGCGATACGTATGAGCTGTCGGTTGAAGTTTTGGTGAAGTGGCTGAGGCTAACGTGAGCTGAATGTCTGTTTGGTGCGCATACCGCCCAGAAATTTAACAGAAAACAGTGTAACGACATACGTGTCGTTTGTTTttacaataatttttaaatttatttgattttgaaataataaaaaattaaactgtaatatgatatattaattaaaaaaataaacaggAAAAAAGAAAGTTCAAAAAAAATGTCCAACTAAGAATTGAATCGCAACTTGACGTTTAAGAAATAGAGGTTCTATCCACTTAGATACAATTTACttactttaaaattttagtatttagtttatgtaaataattattataatagatatctcaaacttaataatataataataatataatatatatatatatatatatatatatatgtgtgtgtgtgtaaaatttTATGGCTGTCCAACATATTTTTATCATTCATATTATAGGAGCAAAATTATTACCAACGCAAGGAATGAATTTATTTTACCTAATTTAGAATTTGcggatttttttaatttatggtAAGTATTCGCTTTCTTCCAAAAATCTTAACATGATGATGAATACTGAATAGAACAACAACTtcgataatttttatattataattattgttTAGCCCAAATAGATGGGCCATTACCCAACTTATAGTGATTTAGCCAAAGTCTTGGGAGCCCAAGAGATAAAGCCCAAACAGAGAAAAAGCCCAATGGCCCAATGAAGAAACGTGATAGCAGTTCGCTGCCACGGCCCGACGTGGAAGGAAGTGGAAGAACGTGGAGTGACGGGGGAAGGGAAAACTGTCGTGCAGAGTGGAACAAAAGTGGATGAAGACGATCAGAAACAGTCTCTCAACAACTACACACAAAAAATCTACAGTAAAAGCTCTGCAGAATTCTATCATCAATTGCACgctcattttttattttccagtattttagttTCTTCATATTTCGCATATTCCTCCGACTTTCTTGTAAAAATGTCGATCAAATTCATGGCAGCATAATGAATATTGATGTTGTTTATGAATTCCACCTTTAATTTCAGTATATTCTTCATTTTATGTTCTTATTTTTGGAGACATTTCGAGGGAATTAGAACGAACGATCGAATCGAGAAACACAACGTTTGGTAAAAGAAGTCAGATTATTTTCACAAATTTGGCACGAacacgtgcctggcacgcccgcaatttTCGTGACAAACAAGTTGGCACGCCCAGTGGGACCAAATGCCTCCCAAGCGTACTGAGAAGAATGAAGGAATTCCTCCATCACATGTAAAAAATCATCGTTCACAGGAGGAAGAAACTGATGCAGAAGGAAGAACGGTTGAAAGGCTTGTACACCAGTTCGAGGAAGAAACAATGAAAGAAGGAATTGCTATTTCTGGTGGTGACGGGTCTTCGCTGAACTTTATGTTGGCTATGGAGAAAAATATCCGCTGTGATTTCAAGGAAATGACCCAAACTTTCTCTACTGTTATGATGGAATTTGtggcagaaatgaaggaatgaaggAAATCTGTAAGAGGAGAGGCTGCTACACCAGAAAACGCGGAACTCCAATAAACTGACGTTAAATTGCTAAAAGATCAAGGCCAGGGTTCAAGAATTTCTCAAGCAGGTGAAAATCGCCGCTTGGGGGAAACACGAAGTCCAGAATCTGCCAGGGGAGGGAGATACACTCCTCCGCACAAGAGGGATGAGGAATTGGGATTGAAGTTCCAAAACTGCAACAATGGCAAACAAATGGCTGGTAACGTGTTCTCTGTGACGTCTCCTAACTCACATCCAGGGATGTATGTTGACGGGGGAGTGCGTGGATATCCAGCGCCAGGTTCGGGGAATAACACTCGGGGGGCAAACTATTCCCCTCACCATTTAAGACAAACTCCAGCGTTGGATTTTGAGATGGTACGTGATGTGATTCAAGAGTTGTATGGCCCAGGAGTGAGGCCAATCAACCGACCAGAATTCCATAAACCGTATCCTGATATCGTGGATTATGAAAACCCTTACCCAAGAGGATATCGCATTCCAGACTTCACGTTATACTCCGGGGAAGACGGTCAATCCAGCATGGAACATGTAGCCAGGTTTACAATTCAGTGTGGGGAATTGGCAAATTTGGAGAACTTTTCTAATTACAAGTTACGTTTGTTCCCAAATTCCCTGACCAGTACTGCTTTCACATGGTATGCAACGCTGCCTCGGAACTCTATTATGACTTGGCATGATATGGAACGTCAATTCCATACACAATTCTTCAGGACGGTACCTGAGATTAGTATAGCAGAATTGTCAAGAGTGGTCCAAAAACCCGGGGAATCTGCTAATGATTTCATTTGTAAATTCAAGAAGGTGAGAAGCAGGTGCAGAGTTTTCCTTCCTGAATCAGAGTACGTGAAGATGGCACAGCGAGGACtcgattttgaacttagaaagaAGTTCCAAGGGATGGAATTCCGTGACTTTTATGAACTCGCTGCCAAAGTGTCAGAGTATGAGGAATTGTTACGAGAGGAGAGCCATAAAAGAAAATCTACAGTGGGCTCTTATTTCCAGGAAGTGGAGGAAGTTGCGTTGGCAGAAGTAGCAAATTCCGGATCACGCACGGTCCCTTCGTTGAGGCGCAAGGGTGAAGAACTTTCCAAGAAAAACATGCCTCCAGCGCAAGCTCCCTATACGTTCGATGCATCAAGGACGGAGGAAATCTTTGATCATTTAGTGAAGGAAAAGTTTATAACATTCCCCCCAGACCATAAGCTGCCCACTAGGGAGGAATTGAAAGGGAGAGATTACTGTAAGTACCACAATTCCTTCAATCATAATACTAATGCTTGTTGGGCTTTCAAGAATGTCTTGCAGGAAAGAATCAACAAGGGGATCTTGAAATTCCCCGAGAAAAAAGAGGCAATGATCGTGGATGAAGATCCTTTTCCCCCGATAGCCAATGTGAACATGAGCAGTACTGACTTGCGCTTCTTGATCAATGAGAGGAGGAGGAGTGGAAACAGGGACATGTCCATTAGGCCGAGAATTACTGTAAAGAAGTGTTGGGTGCCTCGGAAAATGATGTTTGAGGTTAAAGAGAAAAAATCAGAAACTTGCCATGGAAAAGACCGCTATTACAGTGAGGAAGATCTGCATTATACTGGAAGGAATATGAGGTATGACAGGGAATCCATGGCCAGAAGGCCGGTGAACCAGTACCTCAGAAGGAGCCCATATTCTTGGTCGATGAATAACGAGAGAAGAAGTGGCTAGCAGTCATCTCATAAGATAATACAGAGGCCATCTCTTATGAACACTGATAAAAAATATGAGAGGAATTCCCGCTTTGTTGTTCCTCCCAGAGCAATCCCTGATGGTATATGGAGGCGAGTAGAACATCCAAAATTCCCAAAGCCTCTTTCTAGAACCCAAAAACGACGTttgttgagagaaaaagctGCTGAACGTAGGTCTGGGGTAGAGGAGTCAtttaaagagaagaaaaaatttggGAGGAAGGCTACTGAATATAATGAGGAGGGAGATGATGATCTATTATCGGAGGAAGACAGTGAACCAGTCAAGAGGGCTACTGTCAAAGTGGGGCAGATTTTGATTTCATTTGAATGTGCCACTGGCTCGTTAATGTTGCCAGAGGAATTCAAACGCAAAAGGATGTGTGAGTCCGAAGTGTTCGCTGGAAATCAAAATGGTACACAACCTGTTCAGACTGAGATTTTGAATGAAAGCGTTGGTGTTTTTGTCGATGAAGAGAAAAGAGTATTGATGAAACAACCCACAAATGAAATGACTCAGCATATTAAACCACTCTATATTGTAGCGCATGTGAATGGAAAGCCATTGTCTAGAGTGTTAATAGATAATGGGTCTGCTGTGAATATTTTGCCGTACAGAATTCTTCAGAAATTGGGGAAGGAGGTGGAGGATTTGATTCCCACCGAAGTTTCTGTGGCAGCCTTTACCGGGGAGTCTACAAAAACTCTTGGGGTGTTGCCAGCAAACATCACTGTAGGCTCCCGATCTTCGTTGTCAGCCTTTTTTGTGGTAAATTCCAGTGCTAGTTTCCACGCTTTGTTAGGAAGAGATTGGATTCACACCAATCATTGTGTACCATCATCCATGCACCAGTTATTGTTGAGGTGGAAAGGGGATGAAGTGGAAGTGGTACAGGCTGATTCACAGCCGTATCAGTCAAACTCCAACACAGTAGAAGCTAGATACTATGATGGAGCCTTCGGACCTATCAGAATTCGTGATTACAAGGTGAATGGGCAGCAAGGAGCAGTCTACATGGACACCAAGAAAGTAAGGGAAGCAGTTGAAAAAAATTCTCAAACCCACTGCCATGGTCTCTCCTAGACCCATGGTTCGACCTATTATCGAGGTGGTCGATGATTAAGTTCACTAAAGAAGAAATGGAAGTGGCTGCAACTTCCGAGTGGAAAGCCACATTGCAGCAGCTGGTCACTGAAATCCAATCTCAGAAATTATGGGACATTGATGGAACTGAAGTAATATTTGAAGACGGATTTGATATTAGTGAGGAAACAGAGTTACAATTGGAAGACATAGTCTTAGCTCCGGCTCAAATGGAAGATCGGCAGCCGGAGACTCAAGACCCTTTGAAAGAGGTGAATCTGGGAACTGTGGAATGCCCTAAACCCACGTACATCAGTGATTTATTGGGGGAAGAGATGCAAAAGGGAATTGTGAAACTTCTCACAGAATTCAAAGATTGTTTCGCATGGGAATATGAGGATATGCCTGGTATAGACCGTAAATTGGTGGAACATCGACTACCAATTAAAGATGGTTTCAAACCATACCAACAGCCAGCTAGAAGGATGTCCAAGGCGATTGAAGCAAGGGTGAAATAAGAAATTGAAAAATTGCTTAAAGCAAAATTCATCCGTCCGATAAGGTACACGGAGTGGCTGGCAAACATAGTCCCGGTCATGAAAAAGAATGGGAAGCTTCGAGTTTGCATAGATTTCAGAGATTTAAATTGTGCCACCCCGAAAGATATTTATGTCATGCCAGTAGCTGATATGTTAATTGATGCAGTGGCAAAAAATGAGTTGATGTCATTTATGGATGGATTTTCAGGATACAACCAAATAAAAATAGCAGAGGAGGATGTATCCAAGACAGCTTTTAGATGCCCTGGAGTGATTGGCACGTTTGAATGGcttgttatgccatttggattaaaaaatgcaGGGGCAACCTACCAAAGGGCCATGAATATCATTTTCCATGACATGATTGGTCAATGCTTGGAGGTATACATTGACGACATTGTTGTGAAATCAAGAAAAGCAGCAGATCACCTTGGCCATCTTGAGAAGAGTTTTATAAGGATGAGGCAGCACAACTTGAAGTTGAATCCTTTGAAATGTGCTTTCGGTGTACAGGCTGGGAATTTCCTTGGGTTTTTGGTTCACCAACGAGGAGTAGAGGTGGACAAAAATAAGGCTAAAGCTATTATGGCAGCGATGCCACCGAAAAATAAGAAGGAGCTACAAAGATTCCTCGGCCAGGTAAATTATTTAAGAAGATTTATTTCGAACCTGGCAGGTAAAACTCGTGAATTTTCTCTATTATTAAAGTTGAAAGAATTGGAAGAATTTAAATGGGAAAAGTGTCACCAAGAAGCCTTTGATAAAATAAAAGAGTATTTGTCTAAACCTCCTGTTTTGATGCCCCCAAAACATGGTTTTCCCCTCAAATTGTACATATCGGCCGCTCAGGATTCTATTGGATGTCTTTTAGCACAAAATAATCAAGAGAATCATGAGCAGGCCATTTATTATCTGAGTCGTTCATTAACAGAGGTGGAAGTTAGATATTCAGCCGTAGAAAAGTTGTGTTTGGCGTTGTATTATTCATGTACTAAACTGCGGCATTACCTGATTCATTCAAGAGTTTATGTGATTTCACAGACAGATCTTGTCAAATACATGCTTCACAGGCCTATCTTGACTGGGAGAATTGGCAAATGGTCGCTGGCTTTGGCTGAATTTACATTGATTTATTGTCCCCAAAAATCCATGAAAGGCCAAGCCATTGCAGATTTTTTGGCGGACCACCCTATGGTTGACGCGGCAGGGAGTGCACCAGTAGATATTCCAGTATTATATGTCGATCAGCCTTGGATATTAAAGTTTGATGGCTCCAGCACTGAGAGGGCATCAGGGGTGGGAGTCGTGATAACATCCCCAACGGGTGTGAAGACTGCCTTGTCATTCAACCTAGACTTCCCTTGCACCAATAATCAGGCTGAATATGAAGCATTAGTGATTGGTTTGGAGATTTTACGAGATTTGGGCGCTAAagatgtattgattataggagATTCCCAGTTGGTTCTCAAGCAGATGTCAGGGGAGTATAAATGTTCGAGTTTGGCGTTGGCCCCTTACTTTACTGCTGCTTCACAGCTTCTTGATGATTTTGAAGATGTGACATTCCAACATGTGCCAAGGCAAGACAATTGGGAAGCTGATGAATTGGCTCAAATTGCTTCCGGTTTAAAGATGTCGCCCGAGCTCACCCACAAACTCTTGttgatacaaaaaaaaaatcaccctTCAATTCAACAGCGTGGAATACAAGTGGATACTTTCGATATTGATGTTGACCTCGCTGGAGATTGGAGAGATGAGATAAAAGATGCATTGAGAAATCCTGAACAGAAGGTGCATTATGGTTTGAAGGTAAGGACCTTACATTATATCTTGATGGGAGATGAACTGTACAGGAAAGGGGATGATGGTTTGTTGCTGCGATGTTTGGGTTTCCCAGAGGCCATGCGAGTAATGCAGCAAGTCCATGAGGGAATATGTGGAGCACACCAGTCGGGGTTTAAAATGAGGTGGTTAATCCGCAGACATGGCCATTACTGGCCATCGATGCTGAAGGACTGTATAAGATATTCGAGAGGATGTCAACGGTGCCAAAAACACGGAAATATCCAGAGAATACCAGCTGATGAATTGCATGCCGTCATAAAACCATGGCCCTTTCAGGGGTGGGCCATGGACCTGATAGGGAAAATTTATCCTCCTTCATCAAAAGGACATTCCTTTATAATTGTGGCTACCGATTTTTTCACCAAGTGGGTTGAAGCCCTTCCTATGAAGAAGGTGGAACAGAGAGATGTTGTGACATTCGTGAAGGAACATATTATTCACAGATTTGGAATCCCGCAATCGATCACCACTGACCAGGGAACTATGTTCGTGGGGTCAGAAATGAAGGAATTTGCCGAGGATTATGGAATCCAGTTGATCAATTCTTCACCTCATTATCCCCAGTCCAATGGCAAGCTGAAGCTTCAAATCAAGTATTGatcaaaatattgaaaaagATGATGGAGGATAACCCCCGAGATTGGCACCGTCTGTTATCAGAAACTTTATGGGCTTATCGGACATCAAAGAGAAGTGCTACTGGCACAAGCCCTTTCACCTTGACTTATGGGCATGATGCAGTGTTGCCTATGGAAGTGGTAGTCCCTTCTTTGAGAGTAATGAAGCAAAATGATTTGGAACCAGAGAGTTACACTGAAGCTATGATCATGGAACTTGAGGATTTGGATGAGCTGAGAATGCAGACATATAATGCTTTGATGCTGCAGAAGTCCAAGGTGGCCAGAAGTTACAATAAACGTGTGAACAAGAAAATATTCGAAGAAGGAGACGTGGTTTGGAAGGTGATCCTACCTCTTGGATCCAAAGACAGGGAATTCGGCAAATGGTCGCCCAATTGGGAAGGGCCATTCAAATTTTATCGAGTTTTAGATGGAAACGCATACTGGCTGTCCAGTCTGGATGGGAGGCCACATAGAAGATGCATCAATGGCAAGTATTTAAAGCACTATTATCCCAGTAGTTGGGTGGAGATGTCGGAGCCGAAGGGTTCATGAAGCGGGATGCAAAGGAGTGCAGTACTAAGTAGGCTAAATGGCCACTTTGTTTATATCTGTCGTAATTAATTTGTAAGGAGTTCATATTAATATGCAAGGAATCGGCTTTTAAGCCATTCCTTGTTGAACTTGTTTGTAAATAGTGATGAAGTacatgtaaataaataaattaggctcaTGGAGTCCGTTGTAATTAGTTTAGGTAAAATGTTCATGGTGCTAGTGGGCCAAATCGACGACAGAACGAAGTTCATTTAGTGCAGGACTTGAAACTTCGCTGAACTTTAACAGGAACAATGTGGTTTGGCCGTTCATTGGGAATATGTGTTGATTTGCGTTGGTTTGCGTCGTTATGAGGTTCACTTTTTGGAaaaattttggcagagtttccCTTATAAATGTATTATGCCAAAATGTGAATACCTGCAACAAGCCCCCAAGCAACAGATGTCCAAACAAAATTATATTCCAACAGCAAAATTGAGTTTCTAATCATTCACCAACATTCACGAAACAAAAGAACAAGCCAAATCATGGCAAAAAAGTGTAATATGTCAAGAAAACATTACATTAATGTTCTAGAAAATTCCCAAAAACACCAAACATAAACTGAGATCGCCATAAAAATGAGACGGagtatcaagaaatgtcaagtTGGCGCAATTCTTCCCATTTGGACAGGCACTCGGCTCGAGTTTGTTCAGCAGCCCTCAAGTCATCCTCCCATTGTTGATAGGCTTGTTTCTGATTCATCAAATCATCACCCAGACATTGAATGTCGAGCTTGAGTTTATCGGAGGAGGCTTTTACAACCTCACTCTCGTGCAGAAGAGTTACCATATCAGCTTCGTGTTGAGCGAGTTCCGTTTCTAGTTTCTTCACTAGTTTCTCCTTGGCATCAAACTCTGTAGTCTTTTGATGCAAACTGGATAAGGCAGTTGTTCTCTCGGAGAGTAGGCTATCCAATCTTTCTTTCTGTCCCTTGAAATTTCTTACCTGAGTCAATGTCTCGGAACAAGTGGAACTCGAAGCCTGAAAAGCAGAAAACATAGATGGCATAGTATTCAGTATGTCATGCAACGGGGATGTGGAGGAAAAATCAGGGCTACTCTGCAGTATGGACATGGCAGACAGAATGGTGCTCCTCTCCATGGCTCCTAAGGCATCAAGATTTATATTTAGAAAATGCCGCAGCGAAGTCTTGGCGGTGGCTAATTTAGAATTTATATTACCAACGCAAGGAATGAATTTATTTTACCTAATTTAGAATTTGcggatttttttaatttatggtAAGTATTCGCTTTCTTCCAAAAATCTTAACATGATGATGAATACTGAATAGAACAACAACTtcgataatttttatattataattattgttTAGCACAAATAGATGGGCCATTACCCAACTTATAGTGATTTAGCCAAAGTCTTGGGAGCCCAAGAGATAAAGCCCAAACAGAGAAAAAGCCCAATGGCCCAATGAAGAAACGTGATAGCAGTTCGCTGCCACGGCCCGACGTGGAAGGAAGTGGAAGAACGTGGAGTGACGGGGGAAGGGAAAACTGTCGTGCAGAGTGGAACAAAAGTGGATGAAGACGATCAGAAACAGTCTCTCAACAACTACACACAAAAAATCTACAGTAAAAGCTCTGCAGAATTTTATCATCAATTGCACgctcattttttattttccagtattttagttTCTTCATATTTCGCATATTCCTCCGACTTTCTTGTAAAAATGTCGATCAAATTCATGGCAGCATAATGAATATTGATGTTGTTTATGAATTCCACCTTTAATTTCAGTATATTCTTCATTTTATGTTCTTATTTTTGGAGACATTTCGAGGGAATTAGAACGAACGATCGAATCGAGAAACACAACGTTTGGTAAAAGAAGTCAGATTATTTTCACAAATTTGGCACGAacacgtgcctggcacgcccgcaattttcgtgacaaacaattatattatttaatttaaattttttttttgcaatttttGGTCTTCTTTTGTAACATTCAAAATTTGACAATTTCAAAAAACAAAATTGGTAAAATATTAACATGACATTGTATGTTGATGTAATTAACCCAACTTGatgattctttttttttaaaaaaactaaaataaaataatattactaGAACTGAAATCTGTTAAAAGACGTCGTAAAAAGTatgcatatatttatatattttgcaGTTTTTCGTTACAAAATCTTAATTCATCTTGAATTGTCAgacctttcaaatattcttcAGGGGAGAACGTTGGTATTTTTCATCAAACATTACTTAATTTAACTTTTCaagtatatatttatatttctaTATCTATATTTCTatactattttattaagtttgagacacTTAGAATAACTAAATTTGGTGTCATggtctgttttaataattatattgtatatattagtaaattgttaaaattttaatgcaaaTTAAATGTAGTTCATCGTATATAGTAATTGTTTCTTGGGGTTCAGGTTAcatgttgatgtgaatcttgacacgaataaatagcaaacacgattaaaaataaatcgcaccctctattcaattacgatattaagattcgtgtgtttttcccgatcttttgaatcaagtattgtgtgatattcacctctaaactagcaaaagtttagcaacaaataaacacgaggataaacaatcgaaaactatacgaaccttcgaagaactttgcctacgacaatccgcacaagcaacgatcgacaaacgccacaaagttaaaactttgataagtttgattttgatttaacaaagcttggctttgaaaagttgagagaaaattctcaaagggtttgataaactcaaaatattatgtgtattgtgtcTTGAATTTCGTCCAAATACATTATAATAaagaaaagatatcaaaaatctagtctcccaaaataataaaactctagaaaaggaaacaaatccgcgcagaaaacactaggcacggaccccgggcagacctccgtgtctgggtccgtgtacatactgtaaaactcttcaatcgggatcaagggacacggaccccgtgctcacctccgtgtacgggtccgtgtaggcactgtatttgccaataacaaagggcacggaccccgtgcctgggtccgtctccaggtccgtggagccactgtaaaaactcatcccagcttgtaaaggacacggaccccgtgtgcaggtccgtgtacacgtccgtgtagcctcgggtttctccaacaatgcttgaatgacattccgttggcctccaaacgtactcccatgcatcacgacttcttcaggcttgctcatgactccttgtagtgcctccttgaatctctttagtcgacccctcgtgattggtccctccggcaactgcaaaggatcccatgctttccttgggacgtccacgttcgcatcatcctccccttcttgaaaaggatttgtcctcaaatcttgctcatcacctacatcaaacaacgacaaatcactaacattaaatgtagaacttacgttgtactcacctggcaagtcgagtttgtaggcg
The Primulina eburnea isolate SZY01 chromosome 5, ASM2296580v1, whole genome shotgun sequence genome window above contains:
- the LOC140831517 gene encoding uncharacterized protein — its product is MEDNPRDWHRLLSETLWAYRTSKRSATGTSPFTLTYGHDAVLPMEVVVPSLRVMKQNDLEPESYTEAMIMELEDLDELRMQTYNALMLQKSKVARSYNKRVNKKIFEEGDVVWKVILPLGSKDREFGKWSPNWEGPFKFYRVLDGNAYWLSSLDGRPHRRCINGKYLKHYYPSSWVEMSEPKGS